In Thermotoga sp., the DNA window TGATGATCACCTTATCCCCTTCTTCGGCGAGCCTTGCCGCTGCTCCGTTCAGATTTATCTCCCGGCTTCCTCTCCTTCCCTTTATGACATACGTTACAAACCTTTCCGCGTTGTTGAGGTTCACCACCAAAACCATCTCTCCCTCGCTGATACCAACCCTTTCCATCAATTCTTCGTCTATCTCTATGCTCCCCTCGTAGAACAACTTTTTTCCTGTCACCGTTGCCATGTGAATTTTCGACTTCAAATATATGTTCAACATCATCTCACCCTCCCGAAAGATTTTACCATGCAGTTTTGTGCTATGATTTTGCATAGAGTACCTGCTGCAGGAGGGGAGAAACATCTACAAGCAATTCGCCCGCGTGTTTCACGAAGGACCTTACACTGCTTTTTCAAGAAGAATTGCCCATAATTTCACCAAGATTATTGAGAACTTCCATATCCATGGAAAAAAGGTGCTGGACGTGGCTTGTGGAGAAGGAACATTTGCTGTTGAAATCGCAAAACAAGGATTCGAAGTGGTAGGAGTGGATTTATCACCCGAAATGCTCAGATTCGCTGTGGAGAGGGCAAAGAGAGAAAACGTATCCGTCGTCTTTTTGAGAATGGACATGAGAAATCTGAACTTTCAGGAGGAGTTTGACATCGCCACATGCTGGTTCGACAGTTTGAACTATCTCCTGGAATTCAAAGATCTGAAAGAAACGTTCAAAAGGGTATGGAAAGCTTTAAAACCAGGTGGCTTTTTCCTCTTCGACATGAACACTATATACGGCCTGTTCATGGCAAGCCAAGAAGGCCCCATATACATCCAGCAGGACAGTTCGAGTGTTTTTGAAGTTCAGGATATAGAATTCGATCTGGAAAACTCCTTGGCTACCTTCTACGTGACGGTCTTCGAGAGAAAAGAAGGAAACCTCTGGGAGAGGTTCGATGAGATACACAGAGAAAGGGGCTATAGAGCTAGAGAGATAGCGAGTGCTTTGGAAGAAGCGGGGTTCGTGTTCTCTTTTTACGATGACCTTCTGAGCAAATCGCCAGTGTCCAATTATAGTCGAAGACTTTGGTGTGTTGCAAGAAAGGAGATCGAAAGATGAGATTTCGAGGTGGAAGGGGATTTCAAGGATGGTGGATAGCCAGTGCCCTCCTTCTGCTCATAGCAGAGAGGCCTTCACATGGATACGAGCTCGCAGAAAGACTCTCAGATTTTGGAATAGAGGTACCCGGTATCGGTCACATGGGAAACATCTACCGTGTGCTGGCCAATCTCGAAGAGAGCGGTCTTGTCTTCACCGAATGGGACACATCGGGAAGTCCTCCCAGGAAAGTGTATAGAATCACGCCGCAGGGGAAAATGTACTTGAGGAAGACTTTGAAGAGCCTGGAGGAAATGAAAGAGAGAATAGAGATACTTGAAAGGAGGATAAAAAGGGCACTTCAGCTGTAGAGTTCTTTTTCGATTTTCTTCAACTCCCTTTCTACTTCCTTTACGTCTATCGTGGGATATTTACCATCGTAATAAACCCACCTTCCTGCCACCATGGTGGCAAAGACGTTCCCCGAAAAGGCATGAACGAGATGATTTTTGAGATATTTGGAAGGAAACATTTCAGGAAGTTTTAGATCGATCACCGTCAGATCGGCATTCCACTTTTCTTCCAGTCTTCCGCTTTTGAACCCCATAGCTTTTGCTCCTTCGATCGTTCCCATTCTCAAACACGTGTCTACATTCATTCTGCGTGGATCTTTCATTTTCTGGAGAAGGCTGGCAAGCCTCATCTCGAAAAAAAGGTTCAGGGAGTTGTTACTCGCAGATCCGTCCGTCCCAAGCGTGACTTTCACATCGTGTTCGATCATCTCCCAGATGGGAGCGATGCCGTTTCCGAGTTTCAGATTGCTGGTAGGATTGTGGGAGACAAAGAAAGGAAGATCTTTCAGCTTGTCAAAGCTTTCCTTCGGAAGGTGAACGCAGTGGGCTGCTATCGTCTTCACTTTTTCCATACCCAGTTTCAGAAGTTCTGTTAAGCTGTAGTTCTCTTTCGATGTCTCGTAGAGGTGTATGGTTATGGGAGCATCCAGAAACTCTGCGACATCGAAGATCTTTCTCAGGTACTCCTTTGAACACAGATACGGTGAATGTGGTCCGAATCCAACCAGGATCCTTCCATCGAGTTCGTTCCATTTGTGGTAGAGCTTCAGGTTTTCATCGAGGCGTCCGCCATCGTCCCCCTGATCGTCGACCAGCCCGCGCGTGAGGAGTGCCCTCATACCGAAGTCCCTAACTGCTCTTGCAACCCACTCTTCATGGAAGTACATGTCGACGAAACCAGCAATTCCGTGTCTTGCCATCTCCATTTGAGCAAGGAGAGTACCGTAGTAGACCATCTTTTCCGTCAGTCTGTTCTCTATGGAAAGTACTCTGGAGAACAACCAGTCTTCGAAACTAAGATCCTCTGCGATCCCTCTGAGGAGAGTCATCGGGGCATGGGTATGGGTGTTGAAGAGGGCAGGCACGATTATCTTCCCGGAAAGATCCAGCTCGGCTTCCACTCTCCCTTGAATCACTCGTTTTATGATACCACCCTCTATCTCAACGGCCCCCAGAAACGGTTCGGAAGAGTAGTCTTTCAATATCAAGCAGTTTCCCACGATCATTCTTTCCTCTCCTTCCACAGGGCAAGAAGAATCTCGAGAGAGTTGAGATCTCCTATTATTTCACCCTTTTCATTCAAAACGGGCATCTCCTGCACGTTGTTGTCGATCATCATCTTCAGAGCTTCCTCTATCGGTGTGTCCAAGCAAACGTGAATGGGGGGCATCATTATCTCAAAGGCACTCTTTGCTACCAGTTTTTTCATAGAAGAGCGAACAAGTTCTTCCTTTGGAATGAACCCGAAAAAGT includes these proteins:
- the panD gene encoding aspartate 1-decarboxylase produces the protein MLNIYLKSKIHMATVTGKKLFYEGSIEIDEELMERVGISEGEMVLVVNLNNAERFVTYVIKGRRGSREINLNGAAARLAEEGDKVIIMAFTLSDTPVKAKTIILNDKNEIVQEK
- a CDS encoding class I SAM-dependent methyltransferase, translated to MFHEGPYTAFSRRIAHNFTKIIENFHIHGKKVLDVACGEGTFAVEIAKQGFEVVGVDLSPEMLRFAVERAKRENVSVVFLRMDMRNLNFQEEFDIATCWFDSLNYLLEFKDLKETFKRVWKALKPGGFFLFDMNTIYGLFMASQEGPIYIQQDSSSVFEVQDIEFDLENSLATFYVTVFERKEGNLWERFDEIHRERGYRAREIASALEEAGFVFSFYDDLLSKSPVSNYSRRLWCVARKEIER
- a CDS encoding PadR family transcriptional regulator, with product MRFRGGRGFQGWWIASALLLLIAERPSHGYELAERLSDFGIEVPGIGHMGNIYRVLANLEESGLVFTEWDTSGSPPRKVYRITPQGKMYLRKTLKSLEEMKERIEILERRIKRALQL
- a CDS encoding amidohydrolase, giving the protein MIVGNCLILKDYSSEPFLGAVEIEGGIIKRVIQGRVEAELDLSGKIIVPALFNTHTHAPMTLLRGIAEDLSFEDWLFSRVLSIENRLTEKMVYYGTLLAQMEMARHGIAGFVDMYFHEEWVARAVRDFGMRALLTRGLVDDQGDDGGRLDENLKLYHKWNELDGRILVGFGPHSPYLCSKEYLRKIFDVAEFLDAPITIHLYETSKENYSLTELLKLGMEKVKTIAAHCVHLPKESFDKLKDLPFFVSHNPTSNLKLGNGIAPIWEMIEHDVKVTLGTDGSASNNSLNLFFEMRLASLLQKMKDPRRMNVDTCLRMGTIEGAKAMGFKSGRLEEKWNADLTVIDLKLPEMFPSKYLKNHLVHAFSGNVFATMVAGRWVYYDGKYPTIDVKEVERELKKIEKELYS
- a CDS encoding CBS domain-containing protein → MKVKDVCRLISLNPTIVEEDAPIEEIVNKILEDPITRTVYVVRNNKLVGMIPVLHLLKVTGFHFFGFIPKEELVRSSMKKLVAKSAFEIMMPPIHVCLDTPIEEALKMMIDNNVQEMPVLNEKGEIIGDLNSLEILLALWKERKE